The proteins below are encoded in one region of Lactuca sativa cultivar Salinas chromosome 3, Lsat_Salinas_v11, whole genome shotgun sequence:
- the LOC111902105 gene encoding monofunctional riboflavin biosynthesis protein RIBA 2, chloroplastic, with amino-acid sequence MVVVVDDEVRENEGDLIMAASSVTPKAMAFFVKHGTGIVCVSMKVEDLERLQLPLMVTHNEEKFYTAFIVSTDAKHGTMTGVSTHDKATTIKALIQCFYEEEVDMLLLWWVCGI; translated from the exons ATGGTGGTGGTTGTAGATGATGAAGTTAGGGAAAACGAAGGAGATCTAATAATGGCAGCATCAAGTGTGACACCCAAGGCTATGGCTTTCTTTGTTAAGCATGGAACTGGGATTGTTTGTGTAAgcatgaaagttgaagatcttgaaagaTTGCAACTTCCTTTAATGGTAACTCATAATGAAGAGAAGTTTTACACAGCATTCATAGTCTCAACG GATGCAAAACATGGTACAATGACAGGGGTATCGACTCATGATAAGGCAACAACAATAAAAGCTCTGATTCAATGTTTCTATGAGGAGGAGGTTGATATGTTGCTGCTCTGGTGGGTTTGTGGGATTTGA
- the LOC128132766 gene encoding uncharacterized protein LOC128132766, whose product MGGRKFTFYREEGHKFSKIDRFLVCPNFINQQPLSTVIALPHEHSDHSPLILSNSNADFGPLPFRFFNSWMNRPSFNEVFDVAWQSFKGFGSADRFLLSRLKHVKKALCVWGNSEYQKEKGVIKELRLNVERLEKAAELRPLSQQERTLWKEDKVKILELEKIANLDIRQKAKAKWICDGDENTKYFHGIIKSKCRRNRLHGLMIDNIWVTDPKAIKMEVHKFFAEKFHESWSNRPKFITSPNYLKIKKCSWRHVSHLMK is encoded by the coding sequence ATGGGAGGCAGAAAATTTACGTTCTACAGGGAGGAAGGACATAAGTTTAGCAAAATCGACAGATTTCTCGTATGCCCCAACTTCATTAATCAACAACCTCTCTCTACTGTCATTGCCCTTCCCCACGAGCACTCAGACCACTCACCCTTAATCTTAAGCAACTCCAATGCAGACTTTGGCCCTCTTCCGTTTCGTTTCTTTAATTCTTGGATGAACAGACCTTCCTTTAACGAAGTCTTTGATGTGGCATGGCAATCTTTTAAGGGATTCGGCTCAGCTGACAGATTTCTCCTTTCCAGGTTGAAACATGTTAAAAAAGCGCTATGTGTTTGGGGGAATTCGGAATATCAAAAGGAGAAAGGTGTTATCAAAGAGCTGAGATTAAATGTAGAAAGGCTGGAGAAGGCAGCAGAGTTAAGACCGCTTAGTCAGCAAGAAAGGACTCTGTGGAAGGAAGACAAAGTTAAAATTCTTGAACTTGAAAAAATTGCCAATCTTGATATACGGCAAAAAGCCAAGGCCAAATGGATATGCGATGGGGATGAGAACACAAAATACTTCCATGGAATCATTAAAAGCAAGTGTAGAAGAAACAGATTGCATGGCTTGATGATTGATAATATATGGGTGACTGATCCCAAAGCTATCAAGATGGAAGTCCATAAGTTCTTTGCTGAAAAATTTCATGAGTCTTGGTCTAACCGaccaaaattcataacttcgccCAACTATCTCAAGATCAAAAAATGTTCTTGGAGACATGTTTCTCACTTGATGAAGTAA